In the Octadecabacter sp. SW4 genome, one interval contains:
- a CDS encoding thymidine phosphorylase translates to MDARAIIAKVRRKQDLDADEIKWFASGLASGAVSDAQAGAFAMAVCLNGLGEAGRVALTQGMRDSGDVLKWDMDGPVVDKHSSGGVGDCTSLILAPALAACGVYVPMISGRGLGHTGGTLDKLESIPGYDSNITDAQLRKITREVGCCIIGATGSIAPADKRLYGVRDVTATVESIDLITASILSKKLAAGLGALMLDVKVGSGAFMKTPDDARALARSLVDTANGAGCATAAFITDMDQPLAPTLGNALEVGTCMEVLAGNRLAAPRLHDLTVALGGRLLALVGHGEGEAEEMIGDAISSGRAMEHFAAMTAALGGPPDMADDWHTHLPKAPVVGEVPAPESGHISAINGEALGFAVVDMGGGRRVETDRIDPAVGLSEVVMLGTKVTRGDPLAVIHAADEDSAQATARAVLAAITIGDAPDLPDLIRERIE, encoded by the coding sequence ATGGATGCCCGCGCGATCATTGCCAAGGTGCGGCGCAAGCAGGATCTGGACGCCGACGAGATCAAGTGGTTCGCCAGCGGTCTTGCCAGCGGTGCCGTGAGTGATGCGCAGGCGGGCGCCTTTGCAATGGCTGTTTGTTTGAACGGGCTGGGCGAGGCGGGGCGCGTGGCCCTGACCCAAGGGATGCGCGACAGCGGTGACGTGCTGAAATGGGATATGGATGGTCCGGTTGTCGATAAACACTCCAGTGGCGGGGTGGGCGATTGCACCTCGCTGATCCTTGCGCCCGCGCTGGCGGCTTGCGGCGTTTATGTGCCGATGATTTCGGGGCGCGGCCTTGGCCATACGGGCGGGACGCTTGACAAGCTTGAGTCCATCCCCGGCTATGACAGCAATATCACCGATGCACAGTTGCGCAAGATTACCCGCGAAGTGGGCTGCTGCATCATTGGCGCGACAGGATCGATCGCGCCGGCTGACAAACGGCTTTATGGCGTGCGCGATGTGACGGCAACGGTGGAAAGCATCGACCTGATCACCGCGTCCATCCTGTCAAAAAAGCTGGCGGCGGGGCTTGGCGCGTTGATGCTGGACGTCAAGGTCGGCAGTGGTGCCTTTATGAAAACGCCGGATGACGCGCGCGCGCTTGCACGTTCGCTGGTGGACACTGCCAATGGGGCGGGCTGTGCCACTGCGGCCTTTATCACCGATATGGATCAACCGCTTGCGCCGACCCTTGGCAATGCGCTCGAGGTGGGGACCTGCATGGAGGTGCTGGCCGGAAACCGGCTGGCCGCGCCGCGCCTGCACGATCTGACTGTCGCCTTGGGGGGGCGATTGCTGGCGCTGGTTGGCCACGGTGAGGGCGAAGCCGAGGAGATGATTGGCGATGCCATTTCATCGGGTCGCGCGATGGAGCATTTCGCCGCGATGACGGCCGCGCTGGGCGGTCCGCCCGACATGGCCGACGACTGGCACACGCATCTGCCCAAAGCCCCAGTTGTGGGCGAGGTTCCGGCCCCCGAAAGCGGCCATATCAGCGCGATCAACGGTGAAGCGCTGGGTTTTGCCGTGGTCGATATGGGGGGCGGGCGGCGCGTGGAGACCGACAGGATCGACCCCGCCGTGGGGCTGTCCGAAGTGGTGATGCTGGGCACCAAGGTGACCCGCGGCGATCCGCTTGCCGTGATCCACGCCGCCGACGAGGACAGCGCCCAAGCTACAGCGCGGGCCGTTTTGGCGGCGATCACCATCGGCGATGCACCGGACCTGCCCGACCTGATCCGCGAAAGGATAGAGTGA
- a CDS encoding NADP-dependent malic enzyme: MAETPRDNLRQAALDYHRLPKPGKLEIRATKPLANGRDLARAYSPGVAEACIEITENADTARDYTARGNLVAVVTNGTAVLGLGNIGALASKPVMEGKAVLFKKFANIDCFDIEVNEPDPEKLADIVCALEPTFGAINLEDIKAPDCFIVEKLCRERMNIPVFHDDQHGTAIVVGAAATNALHVAGKTFEDIKIVSTGGGAAGIACLNMLLKLGVRRENVWLCDIDGLVYQGRETEMTPQKAEYAQGSKAATLTEVIEGADMFLGLSGPGVLKPEMVAKMAKDPIIFALANPTPEILPDLAREVAPGAIIATGRSDFPNQVNNVLCFPFIFRGALDVGATEINDDMQLACIAGIAALARATTSAEAAAAYHGEELTFGPDYLIPKPFDPRLIGVVASAVAKAAMETGVAQRPLEDLNAYKASLDASVFKSALLMRPVFQAAATAARRIVFAEGEDERVLRAAQAILEETTELPILIGRPEVIEARCERAGLTIKPNTDFKIVNPENDDRYRDYWQAYHSLMSRRGVTPDLAKAIMRTNTTAIGAVMVQQDEADSLICGTFGQYRWHLNYIDNVLGRDGHSAHGALSMMILEDGPLFIADTHVRSEPTPAQLVQTVLGAARHVRRFGLEPNVAFCAQSQFGNLDCDTGTRMREAMAMLDDMNLDFTYEGEMNVDAALDAELRERLLPGSRMQGAANVLVFGHADAASGVRNILKMKGGGLEVGPILMGMGNRAHIVTPSITARGLLNMAAIAGTPVAQYG, translated from the coding sequence ATGGCCGAAACACCGCGCGATAACCTGCGTCAGGCAGCACTGGATTATCACCGGCTCCCCAAGCCCGGAAAACTGGAAATCCGCGCCACCAAGCCGCTGGCGAACGGCCGCGATCTGGCCCGCGCCTATTCCCCGGGCGTGGCCGAAGCCTGCATCGAAATTACGGAAAACGCCGACACGGCGCGCGACTACACCGCACGCGGCAATCTGGTGGCCGTCGTCACCAACGGCACCGCTGTGCTGGGCCTTGGCAATATCGGCGCGCTGGCCTCAAAACCGGTAATGGAGGGCAAGGCCGTCCTGTTCAAGAAATTTGCAAACATCGACTGTTTCGACATCGAAGTGAATGAACCGGACCCGGAAAAGCTGGCCGATATCGTCTGCGCGCTTGAGCCCACCTTCGGCGCGATTAACCTCGAAGACATCAAGGCACCCGATTGTTTCATCGTCGAGAAGCTGTGTCGCGAGCGGATGAATATCCCCGTCTTTCATGACGACCAGCACGGCACCGCCATCGTCGTCGGTGCGGCAGCGACCAACGCGCTGCATGTGGCGGGCAAGACGTTCGAAGACATCAAGATCGTCAGCACCGGCGGCGGGGCCGCGGGCATTGCCTGCCTCAACATGCTGCTGAAACTGGGGGTGCGGCGTGAAAACGTTTGGCTCTGCGATATTGATGGGCTGGTTTACCAAGGCCGCGAAACCGAAATGACGCCGCAAAAGGCCGAATACGCCCAAGGTAGCAAAGCAGCTACCCTGACCGAGGTGATCGAGGGCGCGGATATGTTCCTTGGGCTGTCAGGCCCCGGCGTTCTGAAACCCGAAATGGTTGCGAAAATGGCCAAAGACCCGATCATCTTTGCCCTTGCCAACCCGACCCCGGAAATCCTGCCTGATCTGGCGCGCGAAGTCGCCCCCGGAGCGATCATCGCCACAGGGCGCAGCGATTTTCCCAATCAGGTCAATAACGTGCTGTGTTTTCCGTTCATCTTTCGCGGCGCGCTCGATGTGGGCGCGACCGAAATCAACGACGACATGCAACTGGCCTGTATCGCTGGAATCGCCGCGCTTGCCCGCGCCACCACATCGGCCGAAGCCGCGGCGGCCTATCACGGCGAAGAACTGACCTTCGGACCCGATTACCTGATCCCGAAACCCTTTGATCCGCGCCTGATCGGGGTGGTCGCCAGCGCCGTCGCCAAGGCGGCGATGGAAACCGGTGTCGCGCAACGCCCGCTTGAGGACCTGAACGCCTACAAGGCCAGCCTTGATGCATCCGTGTTCAAATCCGCGCTGCTGATGCGCCCCGTGTTTCAGGCCGCCGCTACCGCCGCCCGCCGGATCGTCTTTGCCGAGGGCGAGGACGAGCGCGTGCTGCGCGCGGCCCAGGCCATCCTTGAAGAAACCACAGAACTGCCGATCCTTATTGGCCGCCCCGAGGTGATCGAGGCACGTTGCGAACGGGCCGGTCTGACGATCAAGCCCAACACGGATTTCAAGATCGTGAACCCGGAAAACGACGATCGCTACCGCGACTATTGGCAAGCCTATCACAGCCTGATGTCGCGCCGTGGCGTCACCCCCGATCTGGCCAAGGCGATCATGCGCACCAACACCACCGCGATCGGTGCGGTGATGGTGCAACAAGACGAAGCCGACAGCCTGATCTGCGGCACCTTCGGGCAATACCGCTGGCACCTGAACTATATCGACAATGTGTTGGGCCGCGATGGCCACAGCGCTCACGGTGCCCTGTCGATGATGATCCTTGAAGACGGGCCACTGTTCATTGCCGACACCCATGTGCGGTCTGAACCGACGCCCGCGCAATTGGTCCAGACGGTTCTTGGTGCTGCCCGCCACGTGCGCCGCTTTGGTCTGGAACCCAATGTCGCGTTCTGTGCGCAATCACAATTTGGCAACCTTGATTGCGACACCGGCACCCGCATGCGCGAGGCGATGGCGATGCTGGATGATATGAACCTCGACTTTACCTACGAGGGCGAAATGAACGTCGATGCCGCCCTGGATGCGGAACTGCGCGAACGCCTTTTGCCCGGCAGCCGCATGCAGGGGGCTGCCAACGTGCTGGTCTTTGGCCACGCCGATGCAGCATCCGGCGTGCGCAATATCCTCAAGATGAAGGGTGGCGGGCTCGAAGTGGGGCCGATCCTGATGGGCATGGGCAACCGTGCGCATATCGTCACCCCGTCGATCACCGCACGCGGTTTGTTGAACATGGCTGCCATCGCCGGCACACCAGTCGCGCAATACGGCTGA
- a CDS encoding phosphopentomutase: MPRAFLVVIDSVGIGGAPDADQFFNGDVPDTGANTVGHIARECAAGRADTGRSGPLHVPTLDALGLGAALKLASGDAADGLDATPTGAYAAATEVSRGKDTPSGHWEIAGVPVPWDWHTFPDTDPCFPDDLVVQVCETAGTGGILGNRHASGTVILDEEGARHMKTGWPICYTSADSVFQIAAHEETFGLDRLLDLCRALAPTLHAMKIGRVIARPFVGDAQSGFQRTPHRRDFAIAPPAPTLCDWVKDAGRKVHAVGKIGDIFSMQGIDDVVKGKDIDLMGHLNALVDGAEDGSLTFANFVEFDSEYGHRRDPAGYARHLEWFDAELAKILPCLRPDDMLIVTADHGNDPTWVGTDHTRERVPVLVHGAGTRDLGHVGFVDIAASVAQHLGVPSQGTGKTFP, from the coding sequence ATGCCTCGTGCCTTTTTGGTTGTGATTGACAGTGTTGGCATTGGCGGCGCACCCGATGCCGACCAGTTTTTCAACGGCGATGTGCCGGATACCGGTGCCAACACGGTGGGCCATATCGCGCGCGAATGTGCCGCCGGGCGCGCCGATACGGGGCGCAGCGGGCCGCTGCATGTGCCGACGTTGGATGCGCTGGGTCTTGGCGCTGCGCTCAAGCTGGCAAGCGGTGACGCGGCTGACGGATTGGACGCCACACCGACCGGTGCCTATGCGGCTGCCACCGAAGTGTCGCGCGGCAAGGACACGCCCTCGGGCCACTGGGAAATCGCGGGCGTTCCGGTGCCCTGGGACTGGCACACATTTCCCGACACCGACCCCTGCTTTCCCGACGATCTGGTCGTGCAGGTCTGTGAAACGGCGGGCACCGGTGGCATTCTTGGCAATCGTCACGCATCCGGCACCGTGATCCTTGACGAAGAAGGCGCGCGCCACATGAAAACCGGCTGGCCGATTTGCTACACCTCGGCGGATTCCGTGTTCCAGATTGCCGCGCACGAGGAAACCTTTGGCCTTGATCGCTTGCTGGATCTGTGTCGCGCACTTGCGCCCACGCTGCATGCCATGAAGATCGGTCGTGTGATCGCCCGCCCCTTTGTGGGGGACGCCCAAAGCGGGTTTCAGCGCACGCCGCATCGCCGTGATTTTGCGATTGCACCACCCGCGCCAACCCTGTGCGATTGGGTCAAGGATGCCGGGAGAAAGGTCCATGCCGTTGGAAAGATTGGCGATATTTTCTCGATGCAGGGTATTGATGACGTGGTCAAGGGCAAGGATATTGACCTGATGGGCCATTTGAATGCGCTGGTGGACGGGGCAGAGGACGGGTCGCTGACATTCGCCAATTTTGTCGAGTTTGACAGCGAATACGGCCATCGCCGCGACCCCGCCGGATATGCGCGCCACCTCGAATGGTTCGATGCCGAACTGGCAAAAATCCTGCCGTGCCTGCGCCCCGATGACATGCTGATTGTCACCGCCGATCACGGCAATGACCCGACATGGGTCGGCACCGATCACACCCGCGAACGGGTGCCGGTTCTTGTGCATGGCGCAGGCACAAGGGACTTGGGGCATGTCGGGTTTGTTGATATCGCTGCCAGCGTGGCGCAGCATCTGGGCGTGCCATCACAGGGAACCGGAAAGACATTTCCATGA
- the glyA gene encoding serine hydroxymethyltransferase gives MTNDSGFFTEKLATRDPALFAAMQDELGRQRHEIELIASENIVSAAVMEAQGSVLTNKYAEGYPGRRYYGGCQYVDVAENLAIDRAKQLFGCAFANVQPNSGSQANQGVFQALLQPGDTILGMSLDAGGHLTHGARPNQSGKWFNAVQYGVRQQDNLLDYDQVQTLATEHQPKMIIAGGSAIPRIIDFARMREIADSVGAYLLVDMAHFAGLVAAGIYPSPFPHAHVATTTTHKTLRGPRGGMIVTNDEALAKKFNSAIFPGIQGGPLMHVIAGKAAAFGEALRPEFKTYQEQVVKNAQALADQLMKGGLDIVSGGTDSHLMLVDLRPKGVKGNSTEVALGRAHITCNKNGIPFDPEKPTVTSGIRLGTPAGTTRGFKEAEFRQIADWIVEVTEGLAANGEDGNDAIEAKVRGEVEAMCARFPIYPDL, from the coding sequence ATGACCAACGATTCCGGCTTTTTCACCGAAAAACTTGCAACCCGCGATCCGGCCCTCTTTGCCGCGATGCAGGACGAGCTGGGCCGCCAGCGCCACGAGATCGAGCTGATCGCAAGTGAAAATATCGTGTCCGCCGCCGTGATGGAGGCGCAAGGCTCTGTCCTGACCAACAAATACGCCGAAGGCTACCCCGGGCGGCGCTATTACGGCGGTTGCCAGTATGTCGATGTGGCTGAAAATCTGGCGATTGACCGCGCCAAGCAGTTGTTTGGTTGCGCATTTGCCAACGTGCAGCCCAATTCCGGCTCTCAGGCCAACCAGGGCGTGTTTCAAGCACTTTTGCAGCCCGGTGATACGATCCTTGGCATGTCTTTGGACGCAGGTGGCCACCTGACCCACGGCGCCAGGCCAAACCAGTCGGGAAAATGGTTCAACGCGGTGCAATATGGTGTGCGCCAGCAGGACAACCTGCTGGATTACGATCAGGTGCAGACCCTGGCCACCGAACACCAGCCCAAGATGATCATCGCCGGTGGCTCGGCCATTCCGCGCATCATCGATTTCGCGCGGATGCGCGAGATTGCCGATAGCGTTGGCGCTTACCTGTTGGTTGATATGGCCCACTTTGCCGGGCTGGTTGCGGCGGGCATCTATCCATCGCCCTTCCCGCACGCCCATGTGGCCACGACGACGACCCACAAAACCCTGCGCGGCCCGCGCGGCGGCATGATCGTCACCAATGACGAAGCCCTGGCCAAGAAATTCAACAGCGCGATCTTTCCCGGCATTCAGGGCGGCCCGCTGATGCATGTGATCGCCGGCAAGGCCGCCGCCTTTGGCGAGGCGCTTCGCCCCGAATTCAAGACCTATCAGGAACAGGTCGTCAAGAACGCACAGGCTTTGGCAGATCAGTTGATGAAGGGCGGGCTGGACATTGTGTCGGGGGGCACCGACAGCCACCTGATGCTGGTCGATCTGCGCCCCAAGGGCGTCAAGGGTAATTCCACCGAAGTCGCCCTTGGCCGCGCCCATATCACCTGCAACAAGAACGGCATCCCGTTTGATCCCGAAAAGCCGACCGTGACATCGGGCATCCGCCTTGGCACCCCGGCAGGCACCACGCGGGGTTTCAAAGAGGCCGAGTTCCGCCAGATCGCCGACTGGATCGTCGAAGTGACCGAAGGTCTGGCGGCCAACGGTGAAGACGGCAACGACGCCATCGAGGCCAAAGTGCGCGGCGAAGTCGAAGCCATGTGCGCCCGCTTCCCGATCTATCCCGACCTCTAG
- a CDS encoding cytidine deaminase — MSRTQDLIDAATAVREHAYAPYSGFKVGAAVLSTGGTVHRGCNVENAAYPEGTCAEAGAIAAMVAAGDDAIAEVAVIADSPLPVSPCGGCRQKLAEFSAPDIVVTLATTDGKVLHTTVGELLPGVFSQDYMERN; from the coding sequence ATGAGCAGAACACAAGATCTGATAGATGCCGCGACAGCTGTGCGCGAACATGCCTATGCGCCCTATTCGGGTTTCAAGGTCGGCGCGGCCGTGCTGTCCACTGGCGGCACGGTCCACCGTGGATGCAATGTGGAAAACGCAGCCTACCCCGAAGGCACCTGTGCCGAAGCGGGTGCAATTGCCGCGATGGTCGCTGCCGGTGACGATGCCATCGCCGAGGTCGCCGTGATCGCCGACAGCCCGCTGCCAGTCAGCCCCTGTGGCGGGTGCCGCCAGAAGCTGGCGGAATTCAGCGCGCCCGACATCGTCGTGACGCTGGCCACCACGGATGGCAAGGTGCTGCATACGACTGTGGGTGAGTTGTTGCCCGGTGTCTTTTCCCAGGATTACATGGAGCGCAACTGA
- the prpE gene encoding propionate-CoA ligase PrpE: MGYREVYDSWKADPESYWMNAAEAIDWDRKPTKALFDENAPLYEWFADGMVNTCYNAVDRHVENGRGDQTAIIYDSPITHTKREVTYFELRNRVATLAGALRAKGVEKGDRVIIYMPMIPEALEAMLACARLGAIHSVVFGGFAASELAVRIDDAKPKAIIAASCGLEPGRVVHYKPLLDGAIDQASHKPDFCVIYQREQEVAHLEEGRDYNWHGFQYGVEPAECVPVEGNHPAYILYTSGTTGAPKGVVRPTGGHLVALNWTMKNIYNVDPGDVFWAASDVGWVVGHSYICYAPLIHGNTTVVFEGKPIGTPDAGTFWRVIEEHDVKCFFTAPTAFRAVKREDPTGEFVKKYDLSCLNAIYLAGERADPDTIEWMQDKLGKPVYDHWWQTETGYTIAGNPVGIEALPVKIGSPTVPMPGYDVQILDEAGHPMKPGELGAIAVKLPLPPGTLPGLWNANDRFIKSYLTTFPGYYETGDAGMIDEDGYLYIMARTDDVINVAGHRLSTGGMEEVLAAHPDVAECAVIGVTDQLKGQLPMGFVCLNKGATKSHEDVVKDCIKLVRDKIGPVAAFKLCAVVDRLPKTRSGKILRATMVKIADGEDFKMPATIDDPTILDEIRAAVKPLGYAGG; the protein is encoded by the coding sequence ATGGGCTATCGCGAGGTTTACGACAGTTGGAAGGCTGATCCGGAAAGCTATTGGATGAATGCCGCCGAGGCGATCGACTGGGACCGCAAGCCAACCAAGGCCCTGTTTGACGAAAACGCCCCGCTTTATGAATGGTTTGCCGATGGCATGGTCAACACCTGCTACAACGCCGTGGACCGGCACGTGGAAAACGGGCGCGGTGACCAAACGGCGATCATCTATGACAGCCCGATCACTCATACAAAACGCGAAGTGACCTATTTCGAGCTGCGCAACCGCGTCGCCACCCTTGCCGGTGCGCTGCGTGCGAAAGGCGTGGAAAAGGGCGACCGCGTGATCATCTATATGCCGATGATCCCCGAAGCACTCGAGGCGATGCTGGCCTGCGCGCGCCTTGGCGCGATCCACTCGGTGGTGTTCGGCGGCTTCGCGGCCAGCGAATTGGCCGTGCGGATCGACGATGCGAAACCCAAAGCGATCATCGCGGCGTCCTGCGGGTTAGAGCCCGGGCGGGTGGTGCACTACAAACCGCTGCTCGACGGGGCGATTGATCAGGCGAGCCATAAACCCGATTTCTGCGTGATTTATCAGCGCGAGCAAGAGGTTGCACACCTTGAAGAAGGCCGCGACTATAACTGGCACGGCTTTCAATATGGCGTTGAACCCGCCGAGTGCGTCCCCGTCGAAGGTAACCACCCCGCCTATATTCTTTATACCTCCGGCACCACCGGCGCGCCCAAAGGTGTGGTGCGCCCCACGGGCGGGCACCTGGTGGCGCTGAACTGGACGATGAAAAACATCTACAACGTGGACCCCGGCGATGTGTTCTGGGCGGCCTCGGATGTGGGCTGGGTCGTCGGACACAGCTATATCTGCTACGCCCCGCTGATCCACGGCAACACCACCGTCGTGTTCGAGGGCAAGCCCATAGGCACGCCCGATGCGGGCACCTTTTGGCGGGTGATCGAAGAACATGACGTCAAATGCTTCTTCACCGCGCCAACGGCATTCCGCGCCGTCAAACGCGAAGACCCCACCGGCGAATTCGTCAAGAAATACGACCTTTCCTGCCTGAATGCGATCTATCTGGCTGGCGAACGGGCCGACCCTGATACAATCGAATGGATGCAGGATAAACTGGGCAAGCCGGTCTATGATCACTGGTGGCAAACCGAAACCGGCTACACCATCGCCGGCAACCCCGTCGGGATCGAGGCGCTACCCGTCAAGATCGGTTCGCCCACCGTGCCGATGCCCGGCTATGACGTGCAAATCCTTGACGAAGCGGGCCATCCGATGAAACCGGGCGAACTCGGCGCAATCGCCGTCAAACTGCCATTGCCGCCGGGCACGCTGCCGGGCCTATGGAATGCCAACGACCGCTTTATCAAATCCTACCTGACAACCTTTCCCGGTTACTACGAAACCGGGGATGCAGGGATGATCGACGAGGACGGCTACCTTTACATCATGGCGCGCACCGATGACGTGATCAACGTGGCTGGCCACCGCCTGTCCACGGGCGGGATGGAGGAAGTGCTCGCCGCGCACCCCGATGTCGCCGAATGCGCGGTGATCGGCGTGACAGATCAGCTCAAGGGGCAATTGCCAATGGGCTTTGTCTGCCTCAACAAGGGCGCGACCAAATCACACGAGGATGTCGTCAAGGACTGCATCAAACTGGTGCGCGACAAGATCGGCCCGGTGGCCGCGTTCAAGCTGTGTGCGGTGGTGGACCGCCTGCCGAAAACCCGCTCGGGCAAAATCCTGCGCGCGACAATGGTCAAGATCGCCGACGGCGAAGACTTCAAGATGCCCGCGACCATTGATGATCCCACAATCCTCGATGAAATCCGCGCAGCGGTGAAACCACTAGGATATGCCGGCGGCTAA
- a CDS encoding NAD kinase, producing MTAKIKIAFLASEAPTAQTAQGELIARYGDCLVAEAQVIVALGGDGFMLQTLHATQDLPAPVYGMNRGTVGFLMNEFHSDDLLDRLAEAEEAVINPLATTAVCIDGTEHHALAINEVSLLRAGPQAAKLQISVDGKVRMHELVCDGALVATPAGSTAYNYSAHGPILPIGSDVLALTAMSAFRPRRWRGALLPKSALVRFDVIEPDKRPVMSDADGKSVRDVAWVEIRSEPKVAHRILFDPGHGLEERLIREQFV from the coding sequence ATGACTGCCAAGATCAAGATCGCCTTTCTGGCCAGCGAGGCCCCAACCGCCCAAACCGCGCAGGGTGAATTGATTGCGCGCTATGGCGATTGCCTGGTGGCGGAGGCGCAGGTGATCGTGGCGCTGGGCGGTGATGGATTCATGCTGCAGACCCTGCACGCGACCCAGGATCTGCCCGCGCCGGTTTACGGGATGAACCGCGGCACAGTCGGATTTCTGATGAACGAGTTTCACAGCGACGATCTGCTGGACCGGCTGGCCGAGGCCGAAGAAGCCGTGATCAATCCGCTGGCGACTACGGCTGTTTGTATCGATGGCACTGAACATCACGCGCTTGCGATCAACGAAGTGTCGCTGCTGCGCGCAGGGCCACAGGCCGCGAAATTGCAGATTTCGGTGGACGGCAAGGTTCGCATGCACGAGCTGGTCTGTGACGGCGCGCTGGTCGCCACGCCCGCCGGTTCAACCGCCTACAACTACTCGGCCCACGGGCCGATCCTGCCGATCGGATCGGATGTGCTGGCGTTGACGGCGATGTCGGCGTTTCGGCCACGGCGCTGGCGCGGTGCCTTGCTGCCCAAAAGCGCCCTGGTGCGCTTTGATGTAATCGAGCCGGACAAGCGCCCGGTGATGTCGGACGCCGATGGTAAATCCGTGCGTGATGTGGCCTGGGTCGAGATCCGGTCCGAACCCAAGGTAGCCCACCGTATCCTGTTTGACCCCGGTCACGGGTTGGAAGAACGACTGATCCGCGAGCAGTTTGTGTGA
- a CDS encoding cupin domain-containing protein, producing MDKTHEIRAEVVLPTTSLRDDIGFFTKTLKMRMDMIYPADNPAVAVFSGHGLRVRLDQGAAGAGQLQINTDDPDFLKGTQVAPGGTQITIGPLNPPLVLPDTDHAFVVRRLTDQAPWVIGRAGMHYRDLIPTRLGGSIIASHIRIPDGGPVPDTVHFHRVGFQLIFCYRGWVDVLYEDQGGPIRLHAGDCFIQPPEIRHRVLEASDGIEVIEIGVPAEHITEIDHDMQLPTPDLRPDREWQGQRFVHNVGADAPWHPFRLTGYIARDTTINDATKSVAGVQVVRRGQGATTPARHDADILFGFVMEGRMTLHGEGKEPYDLSAGDAFVIPPDMVTHWADPSDDFELLEVSLPGAFKTMPAR from the coding sequence ATGGACAAAACACACGAAATTCGCGCCGAGGTGGTCTTGCCCACCACATCCCTGCGTGACGATATCGGGTTTTTCACGAAAACCCTGAAAATGCGGATGGATATGATTTATCCGGCGGACAATCCCGCCGTTGCAGTGTTCAGCGGCCACGGGCTGCGGGTGCGCCTTGATCAGGGAGCGGCAGGTGCCGGCCAGTTGCAGATCAACACCGACGATCCGGATTTTCTCAAGGGCACGCAGGTCGCGCCTGGCGGCACACAGATCACGATTGGCCCGCTGAATCCGCCGCTGGTCCTGCCCGACACCGACCATGCATTTGTCGTGCGCCGCCTGACAGATCAGGCGCCCTGGGTCATTGGCCGTGCGGGCATGCATTATCGTGACCTGATCCCGACCCGTCTGGGCGGGTCGATCATCGCCAGCCATATTCGCATTCCCGATGGCGGGCCGGTGCCCGATACGGTGCATTTCCACCGCGTCGGGTTTCAGCTGATCTTTTGTTATCGCGGCTGGGTCGATGTCTTATACGAGGATCAGGGTGGCCCGATCCGCCTGCACGCCGGTGATTGCTTTATCCAGCCGCCGGAGATCCGCCATCGCGTGCTCGAGGCCTCGGACGGGATCGAGGTGATCGAGATCGGCGTGCCCGCCGAACACATCACCGAAATTGATCACGACATGCAACTGCCGACCCCCGATTTGCGTCCAGATCGCGAATGGCAGGGGCAGCGGTTTGTGCATAACGTCGGGGCAGATGCACCGTGGCATCCATTTCGCCTGACCGGCTATATTGCGCGCGACACCACCATCAATGATGCCACGAAATCCGTGGCGGGTGTGCAAGTCGTGCGGCGCGGGCAGGGGGCCACGACCCCTGCGCGCCACGATGCAGATATCCTGTTCGGCTTTGTGATGGAGGGCCGTATGACCCTGCACGGCGAGGGCAAAGAACCGTATGACCTGAGCGCGGGCGATGCCTTTGTGATCCCGCCGGATATGGTGACCCACTGGGCTGACCCCTCTGATGATTTTGAACTGCTCGAGGTCAGCTTGCCCGGCGCGTTCAAGACCATGCCAGCACGCTAA